In Deltaproteobacteria bacterium HGW-Deltaproteobacteria-6, one genomic interval encodes:
- the cls gene encoding cardiolipin synthase, which translates to MKTAKYIFLFFLFLCLSSFGNGCATLPNVSEKMDEAPVGQKPRPIVSSKGLLSPQKSKAIMERLKRSVNPTDLLERYIAVVESVTESPLTRGNKVTILIDGKATYAAMFEAIRNASDHINLETFIIEDDEIGGKFTDLLLAKQALGVQVNIIYDSVGSIKTPESFFKRLRDGGIRVVEFNPKNPFKAPGSWFLVRQDHRKILVADGKVAIIGGINISNVYSSSFSRRKKGKGKPLAWRDTDIKIEGPAVGEVQKLFLETWSRQQGPALAGRSYLADQKEKGNALVGIVGSTPGTDNRITFIAYAAAITYAEHSIHLTNAYFIPDDQILDAFKDAAKRGVDVKIILPSMTDSTLVINAARHSYSGLLKAGVKIYERRTVLLHAKTAVIDGIWSTVGSTNLDYWSLLSNDEVNAVVLNREFAMEMERMFADDLAQSDQIQIDQWERRPLSQKIKEKAAHLLSRWL; encoded by the coding sequence TCCTGTGCCTTTCGAGCTTTGGCAATGGGTGTGCGACTTTGCCGAATGTCTCGGAGAAGATGGATGAAGCGCCGGTTGGGCAGAAACCCCGTCCGATTGTTTCGTCCAAAGGACTCTTATCGCCCCAGAAAAGCAAGGCCATCATGGAACGCCTCAAGCGATCCGTCAACCCGACGGACCTTTTGGAACGCTACATTGCCGTGGTGGAGTCGGTCACCGAAAGTCCGCTGACCAGGGGAAACAAAGTTACCATACTGATTGACGGCAAGGCTACCTATGCCGCGATGTTCGAAGCAATACGGAATGCCAGCGACCATATCAACCTGGAAACCTTTATCATCGAGGATGATGAGATCGGCGGTAAATTTACAGACTTGCTGCTCGCCAAACAGGCACTGGGTGTTCAGGTCAACATCATTTACGACAGCGTGGGAAGCATCAAAACGCCGGAATCATTTTTCAAACGGTTGAGGGATGGAGGAATCCGGGTCGTCGAATTCAATCCAAAAAATCCGTTCAAGGCGCCCGGAAGCTGGTTTCTGGTCCGCCAGGATCACCGCAAGATTTTAGTTGCCGACGGCAAAGTTGCCATTATCGGAGGCATCAATATCAGCAATGTTTATTCAAGCAGTTTTTCGAGAAGGAAAAAAGGAAAGGGAAAACCCCTCGCCTGGCGTGATACGGATATTAAAATTGAAGGGCCTGCTGTCGGGGAAGTCCAGAAGCTCTTTTTGGAAACCTGGTCCAGGCAGCAGGGACCGGCACTTGCCGGACGCAGCTATCTGGCCGATCAGAAAGAAAAAGGGAATGCCCTGGTAGGCATCGTCGGCAGTACACCCGGCACGGACAACCGGATTACATTTATCGCTTATGCGGCTGCGATCACTTATGCGGAGCATTCCATTCATCTGACGAATGCTTACTTTATCCCGGATGACCAGATATTAGACGCCTTCAAGGATGCTGCAAAGCGCGGTGTTGATGTCAAGATTATTCTTCCTTCAATGACTGACTCAACGCTGGTCATAAACGCAGCGCGGCATAGTTATTCCGGGCTTCTGAAGGCGGGGGTGAAGATTTATGAACGCCGGACCGTCCTGCTGCATGCGAAAACAGCGGTCATTGACGGCATATGGTCGACGGTTGGGTCCACCAATCTGGACTACTGGAGCCTCTTAAGCAATGATGAGGTGAATGCCGTTGTCCTGAATCGTGAGTTTGCGATGGAAATGGAGCGCATGTTTGCCGATGATCTTGCCCAATCCGACCAGATTCAAATAGATCAGTGGGAAAGAAGACCTTTATCGCAAAAAATAAAGGAAAAAGCCGCGCACTTATTATCCCGCTGGCTGTAA
- a CDS encoding glycosyltransferase gives MNHPVSGWEYFDRLYCISLREREDRRQSALREFSKVGLACRVEFVIVERLSYDFEQQVYESHMMCLRKGLEAGARNIVIFEDDVVFDRFDPERLRRCTEFLSGHPEWKVLLLGALIRSSCKTAEPCIQKVRYQSLTHAYALNRPYAETLAYEPWQGIVNDTLFRPLTDDLYAIYPMCAFQNDFTSDNYKYPLLVKIRRLLGGLTRIQKANEFYHRRKFGIYAAHAMIILLVLFALFY, from the coding sequence ATGAATCATCCGGTCTCCGGTTGGGAATATTTTGATCGTCTATACTGCATTTCCCTGAGAGAACGTGAAGATCGCCGCCAGTCGGCGCTCAGGGAATTTTCGAAAGTGGGGCTGGCTTGCCGGGTTGAGTTTGTGATCGTTGAACGCCTTTCCTATGACTTTGAGCAGCAAGTGTATGAGTCTCACATGATGTGCCTGCGTAAAGGCCTGGAGGCGGGCGCAAGGAATATCGTTATTTTTGAAGATGATGTCGTGTTTGACCGCTTTGATCCGGAACGATTAAGACGTTGCACTGAATTTTTGAGCGGGCATCCGGAATGGAAAGTTTTGCTGCTCGGCGCTTTAATTCGCTCCAGCTGTAAAACGGCTGAACCCTGCATCCAGAAAGTTCGTTACCAGAGTTTGACCCATGCCTACGCTTTAAACCGGCCTTATGCGGAAACATTAGCCTATGAACCCTGGCAGGGCATTGTTAACGACACCCTCTTCCGGCCGCTGACGGATGATCTCTATGCGATTTATCCCATGTGCGCATTTCAAAATGATTTTACCTCGGATAATTACAAATATCCCCTTCTTGTGAAAATCCGGCGCTTGTTGGGCGGGCTGACACGAATTCAAAAAGCAAATGAATTCTACCATCGGCGCAAATTTGGCATTTATGCCGCGCATGCCATGATTATTTTACTGGTGTTGTTTGCTTTATTCTATTGA
- a CDS encoding antibiotic biosynthesis monooxygenase, producing MSSCPLHERRFFMILAVTRMNVISEKRIELSQTIASLSASIRKEKGCERCECCRSIEDEDRLFLLEEWDTRENLLTHLKSEHFRVIRGAMNLLQEPYERKYFTIKLIREEEAP from the coding sequence ATGTCATCATGTCCGTTACATGAAAGAAGGTTCTTTATGATTCTTGCCGTCACACGAATGAACGTCATCTCTGAGAAGCGAATAGAGCTGTCACAGACGATTGCTTCCCTGTCCGCTTCCATCAGGAAGGAGAAAGGATGCGAACGCTGTGAGTGCTGCCGGAGCATCGAGGATGAAGATCGTCTCTTTCTTCTTGAAGAATGGGATACCCGGGAAAATCTTCTGACCCATCTGAAATCGGAGCATTTCAGGGTGATCCGGGGCGCCATGAACCTTCTCCAGGAACCGTATGAAAGGAAATATTTCACCATTAAACTTATTAGAGAGGAAGAAGCGCCATGA
- a CDS encoding transporter, producing MKKKNIVKHLLRFLLLLVVIAAFAACAATSTRESTGEYVDDSVITTKIKSMLAADDLLKSFQISVETYQGTVQLSGFVNSQKAVDKADEIARSVKGVKSVKNNLIVK from the coding sequence ATGAAAAAGAAAAATATCGTTAAGCATTTGTTGAGGTTCTTATTGCTGCTTGTGGTGATCGCCGCCTTTGCCGCCTGCGCAGCGACAAGCACGCGTGAAAGCACAGGAGAATACGTTGACGACTCAGTCATCACGACCAAAATTAAATCCATGCTGGCAGCGGATGATTTACTCAAGTCTTTTCAAATCAGCGTTGAAACTTATCAGGGCACCGTTCAGCTGAGCGGCTTCGTCAATTCTCAAAAGGCCGTTGATAAAGCGGATGAAATCGCCAGGAGCGTCAAAGGGGTCAAATCCGTCAAGAATAATCTGATTGTGAAATAG
- a CDS encoding transport-associated protein: MKASNRLAVIVAATVALLALSVPVYASRTDDRIESSAKKSYVFQTYLQGDDVKIQSLNGAVTLTGTVAEESHKILARDTVAGLPGVKSVDNKLEIKGESPAERSDAWITAKVKTMFLFHRNVSAMTEVDTKDGIVTLKGKALNSAQKDLTTEYAKDVEGVKDVVNEMTVGKDAKKKQTAGSRIDDASITAQVKMTLLYHRSTSGISTSVATKKGVVTLTGKAKSEAEKDLAAKFAGNVNGVKAVNNKMSIE; encoded by the coding sequence ATGAAAGCAAGTAACAGACTGGCAGTAATTGTGGCCGCAACGGTGGCACTCCTGGCGCTCAGCGTGCCCGTGTATGCGTCCAGGACGGATGACCGTATCGAATCATCCGCCAAAAAATCATATGTGTTCCAAACCTATCTTCAGGGCGATGATGTTAAAATCCAGTCCTTGAATGGCGCTGTGACTTTAACGGGAACGGTTGCGGAAGAATCCCACAAAATACTGGCCCGGGATACCGTGGCGGGCTTGCCGGGAGTTAAGAGCGTAGACAATAAATTGGAAATCAAGGGAGAAAGCCCCGCAGAGAGATCGGACGCGTGGATCACAGCGAAGGTAAAAACCATGTTTCTGTTTCATCGAAACGTGAGTGCTATGACGGAGGTTGACACCAAAGACGGTATTGTCACTCTGAAAGGCAAAGCATTAAACAGCGCGCAAAAGGATCTGACAACCGAATACGCAAAGGACGTCGAAGGCGTCAAAGACGTCGTCAATGAGATGACCGTAGGGAAGGACGCAAAAAAGAAGCAAACGGCAGGCTCCAGGATTGATGACGCTTCCATTACCGCGCAGGTGAAGATGACGCTGCTCTATCACCGTTCAACCAGTGGTATCAGCACGTCGGTCGCCACGAAAAAAGGTGTCGTCACCTTGACCGGTAAAGCAAAAAGCGAAGCTGAAAAAGATTTGGCCGCAAAATTCGCCGGCAATGTAAATGGCGTGAAGGCCGTTAATAACAAGATGAGCATTGAGTAG